The nucleotide sequence ACCCCAGGTTTTCTATACCAGAAGTGGAGGacctgtggtcctctggatgctgtcggactccagctcccaccagtcccggccagcatggccaacagtcaggaatgatgagatGTAGCTGAGTAacacctggaagaccacaggtcccCCATGTCTGCTGTGCAGGGAAGATTAGTGTACAAAGAATGTCAGCAGTCAGCTCCTGAGGTTTTGTAATGCCCGACTGTTATGCAGACTTCCCCCAGGTTAACTCACCCCTTCTTCACATACTGATACGCCACATCTCTTAGCCCCGGCCTGAACACAGAGATCCTGTGCCATGTTGTCTTCTGTGTAATATCACCTCggtcaaaaggaaacacagaacaGATAAAACACCCGTGGATTCATGGTTTTTTTCCCTAGAGGGTGGGTTAAATCAGCCTTTCTGCAATGTGGATCCCTCCAGCTCTTGTTGGGACTACTAACTCCCCATCATTTCTGAActtcggccatgctggctggggctgatggaaggggtagcccaacaacatatggacgGCACCACGTTGGGCGAAATCTTTCATGGGGTGGAAGAAGTGTTCACTTCAACTCCATCGCATTTTCTTTCAACGTGCGATCATGGAGTTTCACGTTGCAGCCACCCCGTTTCTCAACCACAGACACCCACAACAGTGCATTCGGCATCTGTGTGAAAGAGCCCCACAAGCGTGTTGCCATATGTGCAGAGAGACCCTCCAAACAAGGATTGTTATTAGCCCCAAATCCCAGCACTCCACGGCCTTGCATGGAGGAACTCCCTGCACGTAGAACCCTTTGCCTGAGACATGAAGAGTATGGTTTGTCGAGGACACCCACAGTGGGGAAGGAGAGGCACAGCTATGCTGCACTGCGACCCCATGAACGTCCTCAATGCCAGAGAGATGCTTGCCTAGAAACCCTTAAAGTGAGCCACGTTCATTTGGGTAGGGGACCTTTGCCATCAGACATTCAGTTTACAGCTTAGGTGAGTTAGTTCCTGCTGTTCAGCATTaagagtattgggggggggggaacaagtgCTTTTGGAGGGCATTCAGTGGGTCAAGAGATGGCGGGGATGGAAGGTGAAGTTGGCCTTAGGAGTAAGGGCTCCCCAAGACTTTGGGAACAGGATGTTGATCAAGGGTCAGAAATAGCAATGGCAAAAGGTCAGGAGGGGGAGAAGGCAAAGAAAAATGAGCCCCGCTGGAGTGAAGAAGAATGAAGGACACAAGGCAGGGATAGGGAAAGGAAAAGAGTCAGAGAATGGAGGGATTTGTAGACTGCTTAGAGAAGACTGTAATTAAGTAGTACATAAACTgttgaaataaattgttgttgttgttgttgtttgttaaatttatataccaccctatacctgggggtctcagggcgattcacaataaaagtaaaatgtaaataaaagatAAATATAATgggatttttgtattttatagaTATGCTTATGTATATTATTACCCTCTTTATTATGCTCTCTGCCCTGTGGTCTTTTTGACAAAGggtcttaaataataataataataaaccggCATTATAGCCGAGATGAAGGAGTTGAGACTTTCATCTAACACGGCGTAATGCCAGAACATAAATATATCACAGTTAACAATGCTGAGCCCTCAGCCGAGACAGCAGCTCACCTCCCTGGAATGATTCACTTTCTCCCGATCGCCACATCTCGTTGGTTGCAAGGCTGAAGATGGTGACCGGGTTTTTGCCTTCAACTTGCCTCATGACAGGATCCTGTCCTACACGGCCAAGTAACTGGATACGATTCAAGGCTttgaagaaggggggaaaaagaccAGGAATAATACAGTCTGGTACTGACTCCGCATGACCCACAGAGCTCGCATGTCTTGTCTCAAGAAGAGCTACTTACATCTTTCAAGGACTAAAGGCAGTGCCATCGACTCAGACTCGTGCCTCACAAACTGGCGCATCACctagaagaaaggaaaacaatggGCAAAgggaattgtgtttttttttcctgtcaaGGGTTACACTTTCCTGGAAGTAATCTCTTGGGGGCCACGTGATGGAGCTAGGGAGAGGAACAAAGCTgctgtaaggtccgtggggtggttgctcgcgagtaaccaggcaagactccaacctgtctttttacaggtttattgtgcatactaattca is from Lacerta agilis isolate rLacAgi1 chromosome 10, rLacAgi1.pri, whole genome shotgun sequence and encodes:
- the SSBP1 gene encoding single-stranded DNA-binding protein, mitochondrial is translated as MLRRPLLQVMRQFVRHESESMALPLVLERSLNRIQLLGRVGQDPVMRQVEGKNPVTIFSLATNEMWRSGESESFQGGDITQKTTWHRISVFRPGLRDVAYQYVKKGARIYVEGKIDYGEYVDKNNVRRQATTIIADNIIFLSDLLKEKE